In Epinephelus lanceolatus isolate andai-2023 chromosome 16, ASM4190304v1, whole genome shotgun sequence, one DNA window encodes the following:
- the ndufb9 gene encoding NADH dehydrogenase [ubiquinone] 1 beta subcomplex subunit 9 produces the protein MAAAYLTHQQKVLRLYKKSLRHLESWCIFRDKYRFYACILRARFDENKGEKDMVKATKMLKAGEEEFWANQHPQPYIFPDSPGGTSYERYECYKVPEWVLDHWHPSEKAMYPDYFSKREQWKKLRLQSWDKEVAQLQAETPASGPRTEALPPARKEGDLPPLWWQYVTRPRERPT, from the exons ATGGCCGCTGCCTACCTTACTCACCAACAGAAAGTGTTGCGGCTTTACAAGAAATCACTGAGACACCTGGAGTCATGGTGCATCTTCAG AGACAAATACCGGTTCTATGCCTGCATACTGCGGGCTCGCTTCGATGAGAACAAGGGAGAAAAGGACATGGTGAAGGCCACCAAAATGCTGaaggcaggagaggaggagttcTGGGCAAACCAGCATCCTCAGCCCTACATCTTCCCCGACTCTCCCGGAGGGACCTCCTATGAGAGATATGAGTGCTACAAG GTCCCAGAGTGGGTGCTGGACCACTGGCATCCCTCAGAGAAGGCCATGTACCCTGACTACTTCTCCAAGAGAGAGCAGTGGAAGAAACTGAGGCTGCAGAGCTGGGACAAAGAG GTTGCCCAGCTGCAGGCTGAGACTCCAGCCAGTGGCCCAAGGACCGAAGCCCTCCCTCCTGCCCGGAAGGAGGGAGACCTTCCCCCTCTGTGGTGGCAGTACGTCACCCGTCCCAGGGAACGCCCCACATAA